From a region of the Rathayibacter sp. VKM Ac-2804 genome:
- a CDS encoding FGGY family carbohydrate kinase has protein sequence MSDADRTRYVVAVDNGSQSTKVLVIDQGGVVHASAQRRLLPYRTPEPGRVVHPGDDVWESIVEACAEAMAAFRGDPAQIVGLGLCTIRFCRALLDADGRLAEPMLSWMDERVSRPHVQRPGVAFVTTSSGYITHRLTGERRDAAANHQGVWPIDQRTRRWSEDRAAYEATGIRPEQLFELVDPGELLGQVSAEAAEALGLPAGLPVFATANDKAVEALGSGLRTDDQLLLSLGTYIAAMSTGPFAPSSEAYWVNFGSEPGRYLYESGGIRRGMWTVSWWRELLAGGLTDEELNAGAALVAPGSDGLIALLDWLAPDDAAHRRGALLGFDGRQGRFHVHRSILEGIAMTMRGHVDRMEQALGRRFREVVVSGGGSRSDLMMSIVADVFDRPARRVQVNDAAGMGAAICALVGAGIHDGFDAAIDATVRERDTFPPRSEPASTYRRLTARYAGVSEFTDPLFRHLLDEDR, from the coding sequence GTCGCGGTGGACAACGGCTCGCAGAGCACGAAGGTGCTGGTCATCGACCAGGGCGGGGTGGTGCACGCCTCGGCGCAGCGCCGACTGCTCCCCTACCGGACGCCCGAGCCGGGCCGCGTCGTGCATCCCGGCGACGACGTGTGGGAGTCGATCGTCGAGGCATGCGCGGAGGCGATGGCCGCGTTCCGCGGGGACCCGGCTCAGATCGTGGGGCTGGGGTTGTGCACGATCCGGTTCTGCCGCGCGCTGCTCGACGCCGACGGGCGCCTGGCCGAGCCGATGCTGAGCTGGATGGACGAGCGCGTCTCGCGTCCGCACGTCCAGAGGCCCGGGGTCGCCTTCGTCACCACCTCCTCCGGTTACATCACCCACCGCCTCACCGGTGAGCGCCGGGATGCGGCGGCCAATCACCAGGGCGTCTGGCCGATCGACCAGCGGACGCGGCGCTGGTCCGAGGATCGCGCCGCCTACGAGGCGACTGGAATCCGGCCCGAGCAGCTGTTCGAGCTCGTCGACCCCGGCGAGCTCCTCGGGCAGGTCAGTGCGGAGGCGGCCGAGGCGCTGGGCCTGCCCGCCGGACTTCCGGTGTTCGCGACCGCGAACGACAAGGCCGTCGAAGCGCTGGGCAGCGGTCTGCGCACCGACGACCAGCTGCTGCTCTCGCTCGGCACCTACATCGCCGCGATGTCGACCGGGCCGTTCGCTCCCTCCTCCGAGGCGTACTGGGTGAACTTCGGCAGCGAACCGGGCCGCTACCTCTACGAGAGCGGCGGGATCCGCCGCGGGATGTGGACGGTGAGCTGGTGGCGCGAGCTGCTGGCGGGCGGGCTGACGGACGAGGAGCTGAACGCGGGCGCAGCGCTCGTCGCCCCGGGATCGGACGGCCTGATCGCGCTGCTCGACTGGCTGGCACCGGACGACGCCGCGCACCGGCGCGGGGCGCTGCTCGGCTTCGACGGACGCCAGGGCCGCTTCCACGTGCACCGCAGCATCCTCGAGGGCATCGCGATGACGATGCGCGGACACGTCGACCGGATGGAGCAGGCGCTCGGCCGGCGGTTCCGCGAGGTCGTCGTCTCCGGAGGCGGCTCCCGCTCCGACCTGATGATGAGCATCGTCGCCGACGTCTTCGACCGGCCGGCGCGCCGCGTCCAGGTGAACGACGCCGCCGGGATGGGCGCCGCGATCTGCGCACTCGTCGGCGCCGGCATCCATGACGGATTCGACGCGGCGATCGACGCGACCGTCCGCGAGCGGGACACCTTCCCGCCGCGCTCGGAACCCGCCTCGACCTACCGGAGACTCACCGCCCGGTACGCAGGTGTCTCCGAGTTCACCGATCCCCTCTTCCGCCATCTGCTCGACGAGGACAGGTAG
- a CDS encoding 3-keto-5-aminohexanoate cleavage protein: MLDLQVALNGDTDHPAMPRTAEEIAEDAAACVAAGATLLHLHAFDDDGQESLAAGPVGRMLRAVRRTCPGIPLNVTTFAEIVPDPRQRLRLIEGWTELPDLIAANQGEAGIDEVTALLARRGVGVEACVLAPSDVEKLVRAGAPSRFVRLVIEPLEADADDAVALDAEMEAMVAAAGITLPQLHHGIERASWQVSRRAIARGHSIRTGLEDTSVLEDGTWVSSNAELAAAAAALISAGG, encoded by the coding sequence ATGCTCGATCTGCAGGTGGCTCTCAACGGCGACACCGACCATCCCGCCATGCCCCGCACTGCGGAGGAGATCGCCGAGGACGCCGCCGCCTGCGTCGCCGCCGGAGCGACGCTCCTGCACCTGCACGCCTTCGACGACGACGGCCAGGAGTCGCTGGCGGCCGGACCGGTCGGGAGAATGCTGAGGGCGGTGCGCCGGACCTGCCCGGGCATCCCTCTGAACGTGACGACCTTCGCCGAGATCGTCCCCGATCCGCGGCAGCGCCTCCGGCTCATCGAAGGGTGGACGGAGCTGCCGGACCTCATCGCCGCCAACCAGGGCGAGGCGGGTATCGACGAAGTGACCGCCCTGCTCGCGCGCCGCGGAGTGGGAGTCGAAGCCTGCGTCCTCGCACCGTCCGACGTCGAGAAGCTCGTGCGGGCGGGAGCGCCGTCGCGATTCGTGCGCCTCGTGATCGAGCCCCTCGAGGCCGATGCCGACGACGCTGTCGCACTCGATGCCGAGATGGAGGCGATGGTCGCGGCGGCGGGCATCACTCTGCCGCAGCTGCACCACGGCATCGAACGCGCCTCCTGGCAGGTGAGCCGCCGCGCGATCGCGCGAGGACACAGCATCCGCACCGGGCTCGAGGACACCTCCGTGCTGGAGGACGGCACGTGGGTCTCGTCGAACGCCGAGCTGGCGGCAGCGGCGGCGGCCCTGATCAGCGCCGGCGGCTAG
- a CDS encoding ABC transporter ATP-binding protein, translating into MASVTLDSVSLRYPSGAVGLAEIDLRVGDGEFIALVGPSGSGKTTLLRAVAGFLAPTSGTIRLGDTVVSSAAAFVPPEARGLGMVFQQHAVWPHWNVGRNIDYPLRRTGVERRERARRVAEMLELVGLEGAERRDPATLSGGQRQRIAIARALIAEPRVLLLDEALSALDEPLRDRLRIELQSLTRRMGLTVLHVTHDREEALALADRVVVLDSGRIQQVAAPDELLARPASALVARFLSDATTVAGRRATDGFTAEAHPLRLDPERLDGPCPAGDCEVAILPDDVRIEAAPADATTATVVSSLFGRTGNDVVLDWAGLPLRCRSDGFRPEVGAAVRVRVDRAIAYPRPAA; encoded by the coding sequence GTGGCCTCCGTCACCCTCGACTCCGTGTCCCTGCGCTACCCGTCCGGAGCCGTCGGGCTCGCCGAGATCGACCTGCGCGTCGGCGACGGCGAGTTCATCGCGCTCGTCGGCCCGTCCGGGTCGGGCAAGACCACCCTGCTGCGCGCGGTCGCGGGCTTCCTCGCTCCCACCTCCGGCACGATCCGCCTCGGCGACACGGTGGTGTCCAGCGCAGCGGCGTTCGTGCCGCCCGAGGCGCGCGGACTCGGCATGGTCTTCCAGCAGCACGCCGTCTGGCCGCACTGGAACGTCGGCCGCAACATCGACTACCCGCTCCGCCGGACCGGGGTGGAACGGCGCGAGCGCGCGCGCCGCGTCGCCGAGATGCTCGAGCTCGTCGGGCTCGAGGGCGCCGAGCGGCGCGATCCGGCGACACTCTCGGGCGGTCAGCGCCAGCGCATCGCCATCGCCCGCGCGCTGATCGCCGAGCCGCGGGTCCTCCTGCTCGACGAGGCGCTCTCGGCCCTGGACGAGCCGCTGCGCGACCGCCTCCGGATCGAGCTGCAGTCGCTCACCCGGCGGATGGGGCTCACCGTGCTCCACGTCACCCACGACCGCGAGGAGGCGCTCGCGCTCGCCGACCGCGTCGTGGTCCTCGATTCGGGCCGGATCCAGCAGGTCGCCGCACCGGACGAGCTCCTCGCCCGCCCGGCCTCGGCGCTCGTGGCCCGGTTCCTCTCGGACGCGACCACCGTCGCGGGCCGGCGGGCCACCGACGGCTTCACCGCCGAGGCGCACCCGCTGCGCCTGGACCCGGAGCGGCTGGACGGGCCCTGCCCCGCGGGCGACTGCGAGGTCGCGATCCTGCCCGACGACGTCCGGATCGAGGCGGCCCCGGCCGACGCCACGACCGCGACCGTCGTCTCCTCCCTCTTCGGACGCACGGGCAACGACGTCGTCCTCGACTGGGCGGGACTGCCGCTGCGCTGCCGGAGCGACGGCTTCCGGCCGGAGGTCGGCGCCGCCGTCCGCGTGCGCGTCGACCGGGCGATCGCCTACCCGCGGCCCGCCGCCTGA
- a CDS encoding iron ABC transporter permease: protein MTASSALVTPTATGRRRGRAPRLSGATGLRVLLWAVCGALVLVPLGTVLVLAAGGDHFGTLLEGDVVEAGVNSLVSSTLSGALAVLVGTVLAVLLDRTDLPGRRALRMLALSPLLVPPFVGAIAWVGLAGPTSAINLWWRGLTGGPLWSIYGGDGVLFLLTVHSYPIAMLIVSAAIRRIPVDLELAARIGGASALRALTTITVPLLRPAIASAFLLIAVGNLADFGIPSIIGLPERYTTLSTLVYRYIQSGTVDRPLEVVATIGAVLLVVALAALVVDLLLSRRRVELDSSTSTPQRLPLGPARGAAALATWAFVLALTVLPLLALLSQALLPAPGVPLTLENLTLDNLTRAVTAKNTVTGATTSLLLAALAGVVCGVLGLGIGALTTRTRSRDNGALRAVALLPQAVPGLVIAVAWLVLAPRIGLFNTPWLILCAYITSFVALVVQAVAAPLRATPLTAEEAARVSGAGALRALVDISCRMAVPAAISGAVLVALTAVRELTLSVLLLSPGAQTLGVAIFNLQQAGAYNTAAALSLLVTLVGLAGLGLAARSPR, encoded by the coding sequence ATGACGGCCTCCTCCGCTCTCGTGACGCCGACCGCCACCGGTCGGCGTCGCGGGCGCGCGCCCCGGCTCTCCGGCGCCACCGGGCTCCGGGTGCTGCTGTGGGCGGTCTGCGGAGCCCTGGTCCTCGTGCCGCTCGGCACGGTCCTGGTCCTCGCGGCGGGAGGGGACCACTTCGGCACGCTGCTCGAGGGCGACGTCGTCGAGGCGGGAGTGAACAGCCTCGTCTCCTCCACTCTCTCGGGCGCCCTAGCCGTGCTCGTCGGCACGGTGCTCGCGGTGCTGCTGGACCGCACCGACCTGCCCGGTCGCCGCGCCCTGCGGATGCTCGCCCTCAGTCCGCTGCTCGTCCCGCCGTTCGTCGGCGCGATCGCGTGGGTCGGCCTCGCCGGGCCCACCAGCGCGATCAACCTGTGGTGGCGCGGCCTGACGGGCGGCCCGCTGTGGAGCATCTACGGCGGCGACGGGGTCCTGTTCCTGCTCACCGTCCACAGCTACCCGATCGCGATGCTGATCGTCTCGGCCGCGATCCGGCGGATCCCGGTCGACCTCGAGCTGGCGGCGCGGATCGGCGGCGCCTCGGCCCTGCGCGCCCTCACGACGATCACGGTGCCGCTGCTGCGCCCCGCGATCGCCTCCGCCTTCCTCCTGATCGCCGTCGGCAACCTGGCGGACTTCGGCATCCCCTCGATCATCGGGCTGCCCGAGCGGTACACGACCCTCTCGACACTCGTCTACCGCTACATCCAGTCGGGTACCGTCGACCGCCCCCTCGAGGTCGTCGCCACGATCGGCGCCGTGCTGCTCGTCGTCGCCCTCGCCGCCCTCGTCGTCGACCTGCTGCTGAGCCGGCGGCGCGTCGAGCTGGACTCCTCGACGTCCACCCCGCAGCGGCTCCCGCTCGGACCCGCGCGGGGGGCCGCCGCCCTCGCGACGTGGGCGTTCGTTCTCGCCCTCACCGTCCTCCCGCTCCTCGCCCTGCTGAGCCAGGCGCTGCTCCCCGCGCCGGGCGTGCCGCTCACGCTCGAGAACCTCACCCTCGACAACCTGACCCGCGCGGTCACGGCGAAGAACACGGTGACCGGAGCGACGACCTCCCTCCTGCTCGCCGCCCTCGCGGGCGTCGTCTGCGGAGTCCTCGGGCTCGGCATCGGAGCGCTCACGACGAGGACTCGGTCCCGCGACAACGGTGCACTGCGAGCCGTGGCTCTTCTGCCCCAGGCGGTGCCGGGCCTCGTGATCGCGGTGGCCTGGCTCGTCCTCGCCCCACGGATCGGGCTCTTCAACACGCCCTGGCTGATCCTCTGCGCGTACATCACGTCGTTCGTCGCCCTCGTCGTGCAGGCGGTCGCGGCTCCGCTGCGTGCCACTCCGCTCACCGCGGAGGAGGCGGCGCGGGTGTCGGGGGCGGGGGCGCTGCGCGCGCTCGTCGACATCTCCTGCCGGATGGCCGTGCCGGCCGCGATCTCCGGCGCCGTCCTGGTCGCGCTCACGGCGGTCAGGGAGCTGACCCTGTCGGTCCTGCTCCTGTCTCCCGGGGCGCAGACGCTCGGCGTCGCGATCTTCAACCTCCAGCAGGCCGGCGCCTACAACACCGCCGCCGCGCTCTCCCTCCTCGTCACCCTCGTCGGGCTCGCCGGTCTCGGACTCGCCGCCCGCTCTCCCCGCTGA
- a CDS encoding ABC transporter substrate-binding protein — MPRLLRSAAVPALALTTLLLAGCSGGAESAESAPASGSAAEPATITLYTSEPQAKADALVAAFSEEHPEITVEVFRAGTGDLIARIESERTAGAVQADVLLAADAGTFEDYAAEDLLLQYTPADVEALNQDVVDPEGYYTGTRIIPTVIAYNTGLVEEADAPESWADLTDPSYADRLVMPNPDVSGAAAYNAAVWLDEPSLGESWLTGLAANRPVIADSNGPVSQAVASGAQPVGIVVDYLVRELAAQGSPIAVAYPSEGVPYVSQPAGIFADTDEQAASELFVDFLVSEAGQTLAVEQSYLPVRSDVGTPEGAPAMDEITVLSPDLQTIRDSQDAAVATFGSLFQ; from the coding sequence ATGCCCCGCCTCCTGCGCTCCGCCGCCGTCCCGGCCCTCGCCCTCACGACCCTCCTCCTCGCCGGCTGCAGCGGAGGAGCGGAGTCGGCCGAGTCCGCTCCCGCGAGCGGCTCCGCCGCCGAGCCCGCCACCATCACGCTCTACACCTCCGAGCCGCAGGCCAAGGCGGACGCCCTCGTCGCGGCCTTCTCCGAGGAGCACCCGGAGATCACCGTCGAGGTCTTCCGCGCCGGCACCGGCGACCTGATCGCGCGCATCGAGTCCGAGCGCACCGCGGGCGCGGTGCAGGCCGACGTGCTCCTGGCCGCGGACGCGGGCACCTTCGAGGACTACGCCGCCGAGGACCTGCTGCTGCAGTACACGCCCGCCGACGTCGAGGCTCTGAACCAGGACGTCGTCGACCCCGAGGGCTACTACACGGGCACCCGGATCATCCCGACCGTCATCGCCTACAACACCGGCTTGGTCGAGGAGGCCGACGCCCCCGAGTCGTGGGCCGACCTCACCGACCCGTCCTACGCCGACCGCCTCGTGATGCCCAACCCGGACGTCTCGGGGGCGGCCGCCTACAACGCCGCTGTCTGGCTCGACGAGCCCTCGCTCGGCGAGTCCTGGCTGACCGGGCTCGCCGCCAACCGCCCGGTGATCGCCGACAGCAACGGCCCGGTCTCGCAGGCCGTCGCCTCGGGCGCGCAGCCGGTCGGGATCGTGGTGGACTACCTGGTCCGCGAGCTCGCCGCGCAGGGCTCCCCGATCGCCGTGGCCTACCCCAGCGAGGGCGTCCCCTACGTCTCGCAGCCGGCCGGCATCTTCGCCGACACGGACGAGCAGGCCGCGTCGGAGCTGTTCGTCGACTTCCTCGTGAGCGAGGCCGGGCAGACGCTCGCGGTCGAGCAGTCCTACCTCCCCGTCCGCTCGGACGTCGGCACCCCCGAGGGTGCACCGGCGATGGACGAGATCACCGTCCTCTCGCCGGACCTGCAGACGATCCGCGACAGCCAGGACGCCGCGGTCGCGACCTTCGGCTCGCTCTTCCAGTAG
- a CDS encoding metallophosphoesterase, with protein sequence MSTESGRVTIVHVSDVHATDGELLYGAVDGLGRLDLVGSYVLDAGITPEAIVVTGDLVQRGHASAYSSLARALERLEGRVGAPVLTTLGNHDDPVAARVLPGHSAGHDRVVDLDTVRLVLLDSGDGALGPARLRWLADRLAVAHPSGTVVALHHPPLGSPLPTLAQQGLRDADELLAVLAGTDVRLVLAGHFHHPLAAVVGSVPVSVGPSLAYHQVMNAGPDTVSGHDSAMFSLVHLDARSVGATTVSMRTPEPLFVTAARRAVAV encoded by the coding sequence ATGAGCACCGAGAGCGGCCGCGTCACGATCGTGCACGTCAGCGACGTGCACGCGACCGACGGCGAGCTGCTCTACGGGGCGGTCGACGGCCTCGGGCGGCTCGACCTGGTCGGCTCCTACGTCCTCGACGCGGGCATCACGCCCGAGGCGATCGTCGTCACCGGCGACCTCGTGCAGCGGGGGCACGCGAGCGCCTACTCCTCGCTCGCCCGCGCCCTCGAGCGCCTCGAGGGCCGCGTCGGCGCGCCGGTGCTGACCACCCTCGGCAACCACGACGACCCCGTCGCCGCCCGGGTGCTGCCCGGTCACTCCGCGGGCCACGACCGCGTCGTCGACCTCGACACGGTGCGCCTCGTCCTCCTCGACTCCGGCGACGGCGCCCTCGGGCCCGCCCGCCTGCGCTGGCTGGCCGACCGGCTCGCCGTGGCGCACCCCTCCGGGACCGTCGTCGCCCTGCACCACCCGCCGCTCGGCTCCCCGCTGCCGACCCTCGCGCAGCAGGGCCTCCGCGACGCCGACGAGCTCCTCGCCGTGCTCGCCGGGACGGACGTCCGCCTCGTCCTCGCCGGGCACTTCCACCATCCGCTCGCCGCGGTCGTCGGCTCCGTCCCGGTCTCGGTCGGGCCCTCGCTCGCCTATCACCAGGTGATGAACGCGGGGCCGGACACCGTGAGCGGGCACGACTCCGCCATGTTCTCGCTCGTGCACCTCGACGCGCGCTCCGTCGGCGCCACCACCGTCAGCATGCGCACCCCCGAACCGCTCTTCGTCACGGCCGCGCGCCGCGCCGTCGCCGTCTGA
- a CDS encoding MurR/RpiR family transcriptional regulator gives MPTPEPRPILVTTGESTLLVQLRAASGRLGPSERRVARVVLSRPEDVVEWSTSELATAAETSAATVIRACQSLGFRGFQHLRLELARSTPPSRVETAVPDGGIRAVFDEAVAALCLGRDGVDPEAVDRAADLLAVARRLVLVGNGFSGPPLQDAALRLSTLGRSVEAPADILAQQFAAHALVPGDVCLAVSYSGANAHTLAACRAAAERGAAVIAVTSFARAPLARLAEVALISSPTGDGHGVDPFLSRLNQTVLLHALHTRLARRLAPSDAGMRDVVAEALIDEL, from the coding sequence ATGCCGACGCCGGAGCCTCGCCCGATCCTCGTGACCACCGGTGAGAGCACGCTCCTGGTGCAGCTGCGGGCCGCCTCCGGGCGCCTGGGACCGAGTGAGCGCCGGGTGGCGCGGGTCGTGCTCAGCCGGCCGGAGGACGTGGTCGAGTGGTCGACGTCCGAGCTGGCGACCGCTGCGGAGACGTCCGCTGCGACGGTGATCCGCGCCTGCCAAAGCCTGGGGTTCCGCGGGTTCCAGCACCTCCGACTCGAGCTGGCGCGGTCGACGCCGCCGAGCCGCGTCGAGACGGCGGTCCCCGACGGAGGGATCCGTGCCGTCTTCGACGAGGCCGTCGCCGCCCTGTGCCTCGGCCGCGATGGAGTGGATCCCGAGGCGGTGGACCGCGCCGCCGATCTCCTCGCCGTGGCGCGCCGCCTGGTGCTCGTCGGCAACGGCTTCTCGGGCCCGCCCCTTCAGGACGCCGCGCTGCGGCTGAGCACCCTCGGCCGCTCCGTCGAGGCGCCGGCCGACATCCTCGCGCAGCAGTTCGCCGCGCACGCGCTCGTGCCCGGCGACGTCTGCCTCGCCGTCAGCTACTCCGGAGCGAACGCCCACACACTCGCGGCCTGCCGTGCCGCCGCGGAGCGCGGAGCCGCCGTCATCGCGGTCACGAGCTTCGCCCGGGCCCCGCTCGCGCGGCTGGCCGAGGTGGCCCTCATCAGCTCGCCGACCGGCGACGGACACGGCGTCGATCCGTTCCTGAGCAGGCTGAACCAGACGGTGCTGCTGCACGCGCTGCACACCCGCCTGGCCCGTCGCCTCGCCCCGTCGGACGCCGGCATGCGGGACGTGGTCGCGGAGGCGCTGATCGACGAGCTCTGA
- a CDS encoding MFS transporter translates to MTASTTAASATRAMPRGRLLLPIFAMLVGFGPLTIDLVLPFLPTLQDDLGVSVATAQLVVTGATFGFAAGQLISGPLSDAVGRKWPLGVSAALHIAASLVAAMTSDTAVLLAARFVQGAACTAAGVVVTAIVRDLYSGKRLVTMLANLAVIVSVFPILVPSVGAQLTKVIDWRGSFLAVAAWGALATVIALLVLPETLPRERRHQGGLGPSLRNSFGMLRRPRVLALAAASAAGWSVGFAYLATAPFLYTNVYAVGPDLYGLLFLVTSLVTIAVGQTTGRVIVPRFGPRFAMFASAIVTGVGAVVVAVLALTGTQPLLVVVGALTFALAGRSLGFAPVQYLSLQGPSSEAGSVTAILGTVSFTAAGLVMPVMGAWAEISLIPFAILLLLAALVEGGVALLFRPGSRRFDPGAQRLEDEPGPADAPAADIRTHDEKH, encoded by the coding sequence ATGACCGCCTCCACCACCGCCGCTTCCGCCACCCGGGCGATGCCCCGCGGCCGGCTGCTGCTGCCGATCTTCGCGATGCTCGTCGGCTTCGGGCCGCTCACCATCGACCTGGTGCTGCCCTTCCTGCCGACGCTGCAGGACGACCTCGGCGTCTCGGTCGCGACCGCCCAGCTGGTCGTCACCGGCGCGACCTTCGGCTTCGCGGCCGGCCAGCTGATCTCGGGTCCGCTCAGCGACGCGGTCGGCCGCAAGTGGCCGCTCGGCGTCTCGGCGGCGCTGCACATCGCGGCGAGCCTCGTCGCGGCGATGACCTCGGACACGGCGGTGCTGCTCGCGGCCCGCTTCGTCCAGGGCGCCGCCTGCACCGCGGCCGGCGTCGTCGTCACCGCGATCGTCCGCGACCTCTACAGCGGCAAGCGGCTCGTGACGATGCTCGCGAACCTCGCCGTGATCGTGTCGGTCTTCCCGATCCTGGTGCCCTCCGTCGGCGCGCAGCTGACCAAGGTGATCGACTGGCGCGGCTCTTTCCTCGCGGTCGCCGCCTGGGGAGCGCTCGCGACCGTGATCGCGCTGCTGGTGCTGCCCGAGACGCTGCCTCGCGAGCGGCGGCACCAGGGCGGGCTCGGCCCGTCGCTGCGGAACTCGTTCGGGATGCTGAGGCGGCCACGGGTGCTGGCGCTCGCCGCCGCGTCGGCCGCCGGCTGGTCGGTCGGCTTCGCGTACCTGGCGACCGCGCCGTTCCTCTACACGAACGTCTACGCGGTGGGGCCGGACCTCTACGGGCTGCTGTTCCTGGTCACCTCGCTCGTGACGATCGCGGTCGGGCAGACGACCGGCCGGGTGATCGTGCCGCGGTTCGGACCGCGGTTCGCGATGTTCGCGTCCGCGATCGTCACGGGTGTCGGCGCCGTGGTGGTCGCGGTGCTCGCGCTCACCGGCACGCAGCCGCTGCTCGTCGTCGTCGGCGCGCTGACCTTCGCGCTCGCGGGCCGCTCGCTCGGCTTCGCTCCGGTGCAGTACCTCTCGCTCCAGGGCCCGTCGAGCGAGGCGGGCAGCGTCACGGCGATCCTCGGCACGGTCAGCTTCACGGCGGCCGGGCTGGTGATGCCGGTGATGGGCGCGTGGGCCGAGATCTCGCTGATCCCGTTCGCGATCCTGCTGCTGCTCGCGGCGCTCGTGGAGGGCGGGGTGGCGCTGCTGTTCCGGCCGGGGTCGCGGCGCTTCGATCCCGGGGCGCAGCGGCTCGAGGACGAGCCGGGGCCGGCGGACGCCCCCGCGGCCGACATCCGCACGCACGACGAGAAGCACTGA
- a CDS encoding beta-L-arabinofuranosidase domain-containing protein encodes MPLTHPAPHETRLERGVLDARRRLNRDYLLSLTDEGLLQNFRIEAGIGDQGWHLHPSQESREARGLDRHWGWETPGSQLRGHFLGHWLSAAAREVAVTGDPLLRVRIDSVLDGLERCQEENGGGWIWAIPRGYLDRLATGRPIWAPQYAMHKLLMGLVDLHLDLGDERALRMARAATTPLLEWVRGFDDDAFQEILEVETGGMLEVWADLLAITGDPVYAELLERYDRRSLFEGLLAGRDVLTNKHANTTIPEVLGAARAYEVTGDERWRRIVEAYWEQAVVRRGTFCTGGQTSGEIWTPPFEFAARRGEKTQEHCTVYNMIRLADVLLRWTGDLAYADYIERNLWNGLLAQQHPTTGMVAYFLPLEGGARKDWGSPTEDFWCCHGTLVQAHTRHSGLVFYRGGDAELTIAQHVDASVRVATVAGEASVRVEVLDNAGYVGPDANAGEAGDAHRPSASRIRVSVESAEGVALQVRIRVPEWTVGEPGVAGDTARVERLDGALLLTHPGGRTSVDLAFGTEIRAVPIPDEPGTVAFVEGPVVLAGLVDREVSLCGRLEDAPALLAPDNERQWTQWLRGYRALGQPAAIRFRPLHEVVDEPFSLYFPVSAGS; translated from the coding sequence ATGCCGCTGACCCACCCGGCCCCGCACGAGACCCGCCTGGAGCGCGGAGTGCTCGACGCGCGGCGGCGGCTCAACCGCGACTACCTGCTCTCGCTGACCGACGAGGGGCTGCTGCAGAACTTCCGTATCGAGGCCGGGATCGGCGACCAGGGCTGGCACCTGCACCCGTCCCAGGAGTCGCGCGAGGCCCGCGGTCTCGACCGGCACTGGGGCTGGGAGACGCCGGGCTCGCAGCTGCGCGGGCACTTCCTCGGCCACTGGCTCTCGGCCGCGGCGCGCGAGGTCGCGGTCACCGGCGATCCCCTGCTCCGCGTCCGGATCGACTCCGTGCTCGACGGCCTCGAGCGCTGCCAGGAGGAGAACGGCGGCGGCTGGATCTGGGCGATCCCGCGCGGCTACCTCGACCGCCTCGCGACCGGCCGCCCGATCTGGGCGCCGCAGTACGCGATGCACAAGCTGCTGATGGGCCTGGTCGATCTGCACCTCGACCTCGGCGACGAGCGGGCGCTGCGGATGGCGCGCGCGGCGACGACCCCGCTGCTGGAGTGGGTCCGCGGCTTCGACGACGACGCCTTCCAGGAGATCCTCGAGGTCGAGACCGGCGGCATGCTCGAGGTCTGGGCCGACCTGCTCGCGATCACCGGCGACCCCGTCTACGCCGAGCTGCTGGAGCGCTACGACCGCCGCTCGCTCTTCGAGGGCCTGCTCGCGGGCCGCGACGTGCTGACCAACAAGCACGCCAACACCACGATCCCCGAGGTGCTCGGCGCCGCCCGCGCCTACGAGGTCACCGGCGACGAGCGCTGGCGGCGGATCGTCGAGGCCTACTGGGAGCAGGCGGTCGTCCGCCGCGGCACCTTCTGCACCGGCGGTCAGACCTCCGGCGAGATCTGGACGCCGCCGTTCGAGTTCGCCGCCCGCCGCGGCGAGAAGACGCAGGAGCACTGCACGGTCTACAACATGATCCGGCTGGCCGACGTGCTGCTGCGCTGGACCGGCGACCTCGCCTACGCCGACTACATCGAGCGGAACCTCTGGAACGGCCTGCTCGCCCAGCAGCACCCGACGACCGGGATGGTCGCCTACTTCCTGCCGCTCGAGGGCGGCGCCCGCAAGGACTGGGGCAGCCCGACCGAGGACTTCTGGTGCTGCCACGGCACGCTGGTGCAGGCGCACACCCGCCACTCCGGGCTCGTCTTCTACCGCGGCGGCGACGCCGAGCTGACGATCGCGCAGCACGTCGACGCGAGCGTCCGCGTGGCGACCGTCGCGGGCGAGGCGTCCGTGCGGGTCGAGGTGCTCGACAACGCGGGCTACGTGGGGCCGGATGCGAACGCGGGGGAGGCGGGCGACGCGCACCGGCCCTCCGCCTCGCGGATCCGGGTCTCGGTGGAGTCGGCGGAGGGGGTCGCGCTGCAGGTGCGGATCCGGGTGCCGGAGTGGACCGTCGGCGAGCCGGGCGTCGCGGGCGACACCGCGCGGGTCGAGCGCCTCGACGGGGCGCTGCTGCTGACGCACCCCGGCGGCCGCACGAGCGTCGACCTCGCCTTCGGCACCGAGATCCGCGCCGTGCCGATCCCGGACGAGCCCGGCACCGTCGCATTCGTCGAGGGGCCGGTCGTGCTGGCCGGACTCGTCGACCGCGAGGTGAGCCTCTGCGGCCGCCTCGAGGACGCCCCCGCCCTGCTCGCCCCCGACAACGAGCGGCAGTGGACCCAGTGGCTGCGCGGCTACCGCGCCCTCGGCCAGCCCGCCGCGATCCGCTTCCGGCCTCTGCACGAGGTCGTCGACGAACCCTTCTCGCTCTACTTCCCGGTCTCGGCCGGGAGCTGA